In Apium graveolens cultivar Ventura chromosome 10, ASM990537v1, whole genome shotgun sequence, the following are encoded in one genomic region:
- the LOC141692927 gene encoding late embryogenesis abundant protein 31-like has translation MSNKIQETKFGEESNSSTGPVNMRCRGSDPITIGDALEISALTAGNKPIEQSDAAAIRAAEIRASGYTQIAGVAAAAELAAEENGQTEHVEDKIKLGDLLKDASSMLEEDKAVTMEDAEGVSGAEVENNPDRITYPGGVSASMHSAAKINQDPQSNPIVNE, from the exons ATGAGTAACAAGATACAAGAAACCAAGTTCGGAGAAGAATCAAATTCTTCGACAGGGCCCGTTAACATGAGGTGTCGTGGTAGTGACCCAATTACTATTGGGGATGCTCTGGAGATCAGTGCCTTGACAGCCGGTAACAAACCGATCGAACAAAGTGATGCTGCTGCGATACGAGCAGCGGAGATTCGAGCTAGTGGTTATACTCAAATTGCAGGTGTAGCGGCTGCTGCTGAGCTCGCGGCAGAGGAGAATGGCCAGACTGAGCATGTTGAGGATAAAATTAAGCTCGGTGACCTTCTCAAG GATGCGTCGAGCATGCTGGAGGAGGACAAGGCGGTGACAATGGAAGATGCAGAAGGGGTGAGTGGAGCAGAGGTTGAAAACAATCCAGACAGGATCACTTATCCCGGTGGCGTTTCGGCTTCGATGCATTCTGCTGCTAAGATCAACCAAGATCCACAATCCAATCCAATTGTGAATGAATAA